The Anoplopoma fimbria isolate UVic2021 breed Golden Eagle Sablefish chromosome 5, Afim_UVic_2022, whole genome shotgun sequence genome contains a region encoding:
- the LOC129091802 gene encoding zinc finger protein OZF-like gives MFVHNVLPADIQQLLVIKEDVPPECLDQDQEDPERLHVKEEQEELWTHLQGEQLYGLEEDDITVTVESKDDKPQSSRLHQSQTEDNREAEPPAGSSATQIKTETEGEDCGGSGPAWDLNPHSHSRPNTDDEKASESFQTEVSYGDWQEPLSDSGPESEDSDNVWRETRAPESADALKDKEALVNVVGCNTGNKSFSFFKCSKRFYYKGFLQRHMLCHFGKKSSSCLVNKKCFRVKQKIESPPRVLTREKPFGCDVCGKSFSGKGNLKKHIRVHTGEKPFSCDVCGRSFSQQGSLNIHIRVHTGEKPFGCDVCGKSFKRKGHLKGHIRVHTGEKPFGCDVCGKGFTYKGSLKKHIRVHTGEKPFSCHVCGKSFTDKGNLNIHIRVHTGEKPFGCDVCGKSFKGKGHLNRHIRVHTGEKPFGCDVCGKSFTDQGNLKKHIRVHTGEKPFGCDVCGRSFSGKGSLNIHIRVHTGEKPFGCDVCGKSFTDKGNWKKHKRGSLNSHIRVHTGEKPFGCDVCGKSFSGKSNLKRHMKGHTGEKPFGCDVCGKSFTELQVVKD, from the exons atgtttgtccATAATGTGCTCCCTGCAGATATCCAGCAGCTTTTGGTAATTAAAGAAGATGTCCCCCCTGAGTGcctggaccaggaccaggaggacccagagCGCCTCCATGtaaaagaggaacaggaggaactctggaccCATCTACAGGGAGAGCAGCTTTATGGACTGGAGGAGGATGATATCACTGTTACTGTGGAGAGTAAAGATGACAAACCTCAGTCCTCACGGCTCCATCAAAGCCAAACAGAGGACAACAGAGAGGCGGAGCCGCCAGCCGGCAGCTCAGCTacacagataaaaacagaaactgaaGGAGAGGACTGTGGGGGATCAGGACCAGCCTGGGACCTAAATCCACATAGTCATTCACGTCCAAATACTGATGATGAAAAAGCTTCAGAATCTTTTCAGACTGAAGTCAGTTATGGTGATTGGCAAGAACCTTTGTCAGATTCTGGACCTGAAAGTGAAGACAGTGACAATGTTTGGAGGGAGACCAGGGCACCTGAGTCTGCTGATGCTCTGAAAGATAAGGAAGCCCTTGTAAATGTTGTGGGATGTAACACTGGCAACAAATCATTTAGCTTCTTTAAGTGTAGTAAACGGTTTTACTACAAAGGGTTTCTTCAGAGACACATGTTAtgtcattttggaaaaaagtcTTCCAGCTGTTTGGTTAATAAGAAATGTTTTAGAGTGAAACAAAAGATAGAGTCACCGCCAAGAGTTCTCACAAGAGAGAAACCATTCGGTTGTGATGTCTGTGGGAAAAGCTTTTCAGGAAAGGGGAATTTGAAGAAACACATAAGagtccacacaggagagaaaccattcagtTGTGATGTCTGTGGGAGAAGTTTTTCACAACAGGGGAGTTTGAATATTCACATAAGagtccacacaggagagaaaccattcgGTTGTGATGTGTGTGGGAAAAGCTTTAAAAGAAAGGGGCATTTGAAGGGACACATAAGAGTCCATACAGGGGAGAAACCATTTGGTTGTGATGTCTGTGGGAAAGGTTTTACATATAAAGGGAGTTTGAAGAAACACATAAGAGTccacacaggggagaaaccaTTCAGTTGTCATGTCTGTGGGAAAAGTTTTACAGATAAGGGGAATTTGAATATTCACATAAGagtccacacaggagagaaaccattcgGTTGTGATGTTTGTGGGAAAAGCTTTAAAGGAAAGGGGCATTTAAATAGACACATAAGagtccacacaggagagaaaccattcgGTTGTGATGTGTGTGGGAAAAGTTTTACAGATCAGGGGAATTTGAAGAAACACATAAGAGTccacacaggggagaaaccaTTCGGTTGTGATGTCTGTGGGAGAAGCTTTTCAGGAAAGGGGAGTTTGAATATTCACATAAGagtccacacaggagagaaaccatttgGTTGTGATGTCTGTGGGAAAAGTTTTACAGATAAGGGGAattggaagaaacacaaaaga GGGAGTTTGAATAGTCACATAAGagtccacacaggagagaaaccatttgGTTGTGATGTCTGTGGGAAAAGCTTTTCAGGAAAGTCGAATTTGAAGAGACACATGAAAggccacacaggagagaaaccatttgGTTGTGATGTTTGTGGGAAAAGTTTTACAGAGTTACAAGTTGTGAAAGATTAA